Sequence from the Corallococcus sp. EGB genome:
CCACCTGGACGCCTCCCAGCTTCACCGGGGCGCCTTGCACCACGTTGCCCGTGTGCCCGAAGTCCACCTCCAGCGTGGCCCCCCGGCCCAGCGTCAGCTCCCCCATCAACCAGAGCAACACGAGCACGCCCACCAGCGTCGCGAGCACGAGCGCCCCGACCTTCAACTCCAGCCGTTGCTCATCCATCCGTCGCGCCCTCCATGAACGGCGCCGTCAACGTCCGCAGCTCCGGGGCAGGGGACTTCAGGAAGTCTTCCGGGCTCCCCAGGAACGCATTGCGCCCCTTCGCCACCACCAACACCCGGTCCGCGATGTCCCTCAGCTGCCGATAGTCGTGCGACACCACCAGCGCCCCCAATCCCTGTTCCTTCAACGACGCCAACACCGCCTCCACCTGCATCGCCGCCCTCCGATCCAATCCCGTGGTCGGCTCGTCCAACAGCAGGTAGCGCGGCTTGAGCACCAGGGCCCTCGCGATGGCCGCGCGCTTCTTCGCTCCAGGCCCCAGCTCCGGCGGTAGCCGGTCCGCCCACTCCTTCAGGCCCACCTTCTCCAACGCCGTCTCCACGGCTTCCTCCGGGGCGCGCGGATCCGCGAGGCGCACGTTCTCCCGCAGCGTCCTCCAGTCCAGCAGCGCGGGGCCCTGCACCAGATACGGCGCCTGACGGCGGAGGGACACCAGCGTCCGCTCCGGCTGCGTGTCCACGCGCACTCCGAACAGCGTCACCGTGCCGGCCTCGGGCTTGAGCAGGCCCACCGCCAGTCTGCACAGCACGCTCTTGCCCGAGCCGCTCGCTCCCGCGATGAACGTCAGCTCCCGGGTGGAGACCTGCGCGCTCAGGCCGTTCAATACGCGGCGGCCCTGTTCGAAGGCGATCGCCACGTCCTCGAAGACCAGCGTGTCCGGACCGGTGTCATTCACAGGCGCACGAACTGGAACGCAAGCGACACCGTCAGGTCAATCAACAGACATCCCAGACTGGCCGCCACCACGCCGTTCGTCGTCGCCTCGCCCACCGCCTCCGCGCCGCCCCGGGCGTTCAACCCCGCCACCGCCGCGGCGAGCGGGATGTAGAGCCCGCAGCCCACGACCTTCAGTCCTCCCACCAGCAGGTCCCAGCCATCCACGTACCTCGCGTCCATGAACGCCCGGCCGTCGATCTTCAACCCCACGCTCGCCACCACCACCGCCGACGCCGTCGCCGCGATGGTCCCCAGCACGCTCAGCAGCGGCACTCCCACCATCCCCGCCACCACCCGGGGCGCCACGAGGTCCGCGTACGGATCCCCCGCGGACATCTCCAGCGCCTCCACCTGCTCGTTCACGCTCATCGTGGCCAGCTCCGCGGAGTGACTGGCGCCGGCCCTCGACGCCGTCAACAGCGCGGACACCGCCGGGCCCAGCTCCCGGATGAGCATCTCGAAGTAGGCCGGGCCCAGCACCGCCACGTTGCCGATCAGCTTCTTCGCCTGCGCGTTGGCGATCATCACCAGCACCGCCCCGAAGAAGGCCATGCCCGACATCACCAGCCACACGCTGCGCCCGCCCAGCTCGTGCACCTGCGCCAGCGTCTCCCGCCACGGGATTCCCTCCCGCGCGCCCGCCCGCACCGTGCGCGCCAGCATCACCCCCGGCGCCCCGAAGAAGGTCAGCAGCCGCTTCATGCCAGCCACCTCGCCAGCAGCGTCGTGAGCAGGAAGTCCAAGAGGAAGATGGCCGCGCAGCCCAGCACCACCGCGCTCGCCGCGGCCTCTCCCACGGCGCGGGCGCCTCCCTTCGCTCGGAGGCCCGCCGCCGTGGACACCAGCGCGATGGCCAGGCCGAACGCCCCCGTCTTCACCACGCCTCCCAGGATGTCCGAGGGGCTCAGCATCTGCGCGAACGTCCCGAAGAACACCCGCACCGGCAGGTCCAACGTGAGCTTCGCCGCCACCGCTTCACACAGGATGGACACCAGGAACGTGAACGTGCTCAGCGCCAGCATGCTCAGCTCCATCGCCACCACCCGGGGCGCCACCAGCAGGGCGAACGGATCCAGCCCAATGCCTCTCAAGCCCTCGATCTGCCCTCCTACCTTCAGCGTGGCCAGCTCCGCCGCGTTCCTCGCGCCGATGCGCGCGGACATGATCAGCCCCAGGAGCAGCGGGCCGAACTCCCACAGCACGCCGTAGCCCGCCGCCCAGCCCAGGAAGGCCCTGGCCCCGAAGCGCTGGATGTAGAGCGCCGCCTGCACCACCACGATGACGCCCGCCAGCGCCGCCGTCGCCAGCGCCAGGGGCAGCGACCCATAGCCGAACTGCACCAGCCCCCGCGCCAGCTCGCGCCGCTCCAGCCTGGGCAGCCCCCAGGCCGTGCGGCCCGCGACCAGGGCCAGCGCGCCCACGCCGCCCACCGCTCGCATCGCCGAGCGTCCCAGCCAGGACAGGGCGGCGGTGCTCACGGATGAAGGAACCGCGAAGTCATGCGAGGGCCTCGTCCGGCGCGCGCTCGAGCTCCGGCGCCGGGGCCCCATCGTGCACCAGTCGGCCGCCTTGCAGGTACAACCAGCGGGGCAGGGGCAGGTCCACCGGCGCTTCCGGCGCCGCCACCAGCAGCGTTCCCTGGCCCGCGACCTCCAGGAGCACCCTCGCCACCTGCCTCGCGGTGCCTGGATCCAGGCCCGCGAACGGATCATCCGCGAGCAGCACCGCGGGTCTCGCCGCGATGGCCCTCGCGAGCCCCGCGCGCTTCTTCATGCCGCCGGACAGCCGCTCCGGCAGCGTGTCCGCCGCGTCCGACAGCCCCACCGAGTGCAGCACCGCGTCCGTGCGCTCGCGGGCCTCCGCTGCCGGCATGCGGCGGCGGATCAGCGGCTGCATCACGTTCTGCCGCACCGTCAGCGAGTCGAAGAGCGCGTCCGTCTGGAAGACGAAGCCAAAAGACGCCTGCTGCGCGCGCCGCTCCGGCGCCGTGAGGCGGGCGACGTCCTGCCCATCCCAGGTCACCCGGCCGGAGGAGGGGCGCAGGAGTCCCGCGAAGGCCTTCAGCAGCGTCGTCTTGCCCGACCCCGAGCGGCCCAGCACCAACGCCTGCGTGCCGGGCGGGACGTGGCAGTCCGTGGGCTCAAGCACCGTCCGGGCGCCGTAGCGGAGGCTCAAGGCTTCGGCGCGAAGATCCATTACTTGGGCCAGCGGAAGAACTGGGAGGTCCCCTCAAGGCCTGCTGCACCGATCCGGGTGGGAGAAGCGCCATCAATGGCGCGCAGCGGCTTCGAGTTCGATGCCACGGATTCCCAGCGGTCCCCATTGAAGAACAGGACATCTCCCGCGACAGTCGTCGCGTAGATGGCGCTCTTCCCGAAGGCTTTTACGCCCGTGGCATTCACGTCAGCGGGAAGGAAGGGACGCCTTCGCCATTCCCCATGGTCGCGCTCGAGAAAGACGCCCTTGTCCCCTACGGCATAGGCGTAGTTTGGAGTCACCACGCTCACTCCGGTCAGATAACCGAACGGCAGGGCGGGTGGCAGCTTCTCCGGAAGCCAGGCTCCGGTCGCCGGGTTGTAGCCAAGGACGGTCAACTGATAGTTCGGGCCGGAGTTGTCCACGGCGCCCACCGCGAGGAGCGTATCGGGCCCCGTGGTTCCGTGGATCGCGCGCAGGTTGGTGCCTGTCTCGGCGATACGAACCGGGGCTGCGGGGAATGCCCACTTGAAGATGTAGCCATTGCTCGCCACGGCGTAGAGCATTGGCGGGCCGCCGTCCGCCGAATCGAATCCCACGATGCCGTTGAGCGTTGCATCGCTGTCCGGCTTGGTCGTCTCCACTGTGCAGGTGGGGTCCGTGGGGCTCTGGCTGGCCAGACTGCCGTTGTCGCCAGCCAGGAACACCTGCCCTGACTTGCTGACCCAGGCGGCTTGATACTGCCCGGGGCAGTTGGATTGGCTCGTGCCACCATCGCTTTGGAGCTTCAGCACGTTGCCCTTGGCGTCGGATCCGCCGATGCCCGCGAGCCACGCCAGCTCCTGCCCCACGGCGATGGCATTCCAACGGGCGCGATTCGCCGCCGCAGCAGTGCCCTCCCAGTTCAGGTCCTTGCTGCCGCAGATCCCCGCCTCATCCACCCCACCGACACAGTTGTTGTCCATCCGGTCGCAGACCTCGGGGAGCCCAGCCGCCACGTACACGGAGCTTTCGTCGCAGTCGGAGGACTCCGTGAACGTGCCGGGGGGTGGGGGGTCGCACGTCACGCCTCCGTCCGCGCCGGCCTTTCCGTCCCCGTCCTCATCCCGGAAGTAGACCGTGGGCGGAGGCGCGTTGACGCAGGCGACACCGCCATCGGTCTTATCGCAGGCATTCACTCCGGGACACGCGAAGGCGTCCTTGCAGGGCTCCCCCAGGCTGAAGGCTTCATCCACGAGACCGTTGCAGTTGTCGTCCCGTTCGTCGCAGCGGAACTCCTCCTGTCCCGGGTGCACCAGGTTGTCGCTGTCGTTGCAGTCGCCCGCCTTGCTGGCGTTGCCGAACGCAGGCGCCTCGCAGGACACGGACAGCGGGGGCAGGCTGCTGCTGCCGTACTTGTCGCCGTCCTCGTCGACATACCAGGGCGTGGGGCCGCCCCGGTCCTTGTCGGCGTCATCGCAGTCCGTGCCGCCGGCGCTCGGCGCGACGAACCCGTCCCCGTCGTTGTCCAGGGCGCTCAGGGACAAGCCCACCGGCGTGATGCCGTCCTTCGCGAGACTCGCGGTGGCCTCCGCGGTCACGACCTGCTTTCCGTCACAGTTCTGCTCCTTCGCGGCGGCCAGGAGCTTCACGTCGTAGCTCCAGCCGGCCTGGCGGAACACCGCCACGGACAGGGTGCCCGGCGGCGGGCCTGTGGGGACATTCACGTTCGTCGTGACCTGCCGGGACACCTCGGCCTGATCCGTGACGGTCAGCGTCACGCACCCCGGCCGAAATCCTTCGTAATGAATCTCGACCTTCAAGGCGGCGGTCTTGAGCGAGTCCGGCTTGGAACAACCGGCGAGGACGCCCGTGAGCATGGCGAGCAGGAATAAACGCATGGGGCACGCATTCTGGGGCGCGCCCCACACCCGGAGTGGGGCGATGTCGCCACCCGTCGGCATCTCAACCCGAGAACCTTCAACCCCGACCCTTAGTCCGGTCCGCGAGGCATCGTCCAGACACGCACCGCTCATCACTCCCCGGATGACGGCTTCCGTGTATAGGGGCCGCTGACCTTTCAACACTGGCTCGTTCCTCAGTACGCCTTTATGCCCACCGTCCGCCGTGCCCTCCTCGCCGCGCCCCTGGGTGCCTGCCTCTGCGCGCTGGCCCCGGACGCACTCGCCCAGACGCCACCCGCCGCGTCCCCGGCCTCGGCCGCCGAGGCCCCCGCGAGCGCCTTCCCCAAGCCTCCGAAGCCGGACACCCACGCCGCGCCGCTCACCCTGGAGCGCGCCGTGGAGCTCGCCTCGCGGCAGAACGAGGCCGTGCTCGCCGCGGGACAGAGTGCGGAGGCCGCCCAGGCCCGCGTCGCCCGCGCCCGCGCCTTCTTCCTGCCCACGCTGACGGCGACGGGCACCTACACACGCCGCCTGCGGGAGTCCACGCGCGAGGTGGGCGGACAGACCGTCGTGCTCCAGAAGTTCAACGCCCTGGGCGCCGTCTTCTCCGGCCGGGTC
This genomic interval carries:
- a CDS encoding ABC transporter permease, which codes for MSTAALSWLGRSAMRAVGGVGALALVAGRTAWGLPRLERRELARGLVQFGYGSLPLALATAALAGVIVVVQAALYIQRFGARAFLGWAAGYGVLWEFGPLLLGLIMSARIGARNAAELATLKVGGQIEGLRGIGLDPFALLVAPRVVAMELSMLALSTFTFLVSILCEAVAAKLTLDLPVRVFFGTFAQMLSPSDILGGVVKTGAFGLAIALVSTAAGLRAKGGARAVGEAAASAVVLGCAAIFLLDFLLTTLLARWLA
- a CDS encoding ABC transporter ATP-binding protein yields the protein MSLRYGARTVLEPTDCHVPPGTQALVLGRSGSGKTTLLKAFAGLLRPSSGRVTWDGQDVARLTAPERRAQQASFGFVFQTDALFDSLTVRQNVMQPLIRRRMPAAEARERTDAVLHSVGLSDAADTLPERLSGGMKKRAGLARAIAARPAVLLADDPFAGLDPGTARQVARVLLEVAGQGTLLVAAPEAPVDLPLPRWLYLQGGRLVHDGAPAPELERAPDEALA
- a CDS encoding ATP-binding cassette domain-containing protein; translation: MNDTGPDTLVFEDVAIAFEQGRRVLNGLSAQVSTRELTFIAGASGSGKSVLCRLAVGLLKPEAGTVTLFGVRVDTQPERTLVSLRRQAPYLVQGPALLDWRTLRENVRLADPRAPEEAVETALEKVGLKEWADRLPPELGPGAKKRAAIARALVLKPRYLLLDEPTTGLDRRAAMQVEAVLASLKEQGLGALVVSHDYRQLRDIADRVLVVAKGRNAFLGSPEDFLKSPAPELRTLTAPFMEGATDG
- a CDS encoding putative metal-binding motif-containing protein; its protein translation is MRLFLLAMLTGVLAGCSKPDSLKTAALKVEIHYEGFRPGCVTLTVTDQAEVSRQVTTNVNVPTGPPPGTLSVAVFRQAGWSYDVKLLAAAKEQNCDGKQVVTAEATASLAKDGITPVGLSLSALDNDGDGFVAPSAGGTDCDDADKDRGGPTPWYVDEDGDKYGSSSLPPLSVSCEAPAFGNASKAGDCNDSDNLVHPGQEEFRCDERDDNCNGLVDEAFSLGEPCKDAFACPGVNACDKTDGGVACVNAPPPTVYFRDEDGDGKAGADGGVTCDPPPPGTFTESSDCDESSVYVAAGLPEVCDRMDNNCVGGVDEAGICGSKDLNWEGTAAAANRARWNAIAVGQELAWLAGIGGSDAKGNVLKLQSDGGTSQSNCPGQYQAAWVSKSGQVFLAGDNGSLASQSPTDPTCTVETTKPDSDATLNGIVGFDSADGGPPMLYAVASNGYIFKWAFPAAPVRIAETGTNLRAIHGTTGPDTLLAVGAVDNSGPNYQLTVLGYNPATGAWLPEKLPPALPFGYLTGVSVVTPNYAYAVGDKGVFLERDHGEWRRRPFLPADVNATGVKAFGKSAIYATTVAGDVLFFNGDRWESVASNSKPLRAIDGASPTRIGAAGLEGTSQFFRWPK
- a CDS encoding ABC transporter permease; amino-acid sequence: MKRLLTFFGAPGVMLARTVRAGAREGIPWRETLAQVHELGGRSVWLVMSGMAFFGAVLVMIANAQAKKLIGNVAVLGPAYFEMLIRELGPAVSALLTASRAGASHSAELATMSVNEQVEALEMSAGDPYADLVAPRVVAGMVGVPLLSVLGTIAATASAVVVASVGLKIDGRAFMDARYVDGWDLLVGGLKVVGCGLYIPLAAAVAGLNARGGAEAVGEATTNGVVAASLGCLLIDLTVSLAFQFVRL